The Pseudomonas azotoformans genome has a segment encoding these proteins:
- the rplL gene encoding 50S ribosomal protein L7/L12, giving the protein MSISQDDILNAVAEMSVLQVVELIKAFEEKFGVSAAAASAGPAVAAVAAEEQTEFNVMLLEAGEKKVNVIKAVRELTGLGLKEAKAVVDGAPAQVLEAVSKDAADKAKAVLEEAGAKVELK; this is encoded by the coding sequence ATGTCTATCTCCCAAGACGATATCCTCAACGCCGTAGCTGAAATGTCGGTTCTGCAGGTTGTTGAGCTGATCAAAGCTTTCGAAGAAAAATTCGGCGTTTCCGCTGCCGCTGCTTCCGCTGGCCCAGCTGTTGCTGCTGTTGCTGCTGAAGAGCAAACCGAATTCAACGTCATGCTGCTGGAAGCTGGCGAGAAGAAAGTAAACGTGATCAAGGCAGTACGTGAACTGACCGGTCTGGGCCTGAAAGAAGCCAAGGCTGTAGTTGACGGCGCTCCTGCCCAGGTTCTGGAAGCAGTGTCGAAAGACGCAGCTGACAAAGCCAAAGCAGTACTGGAAGAAGCAGGCGCTAAAGTCGAGCTGAAGTAA
- the rplJ gene encoding 50S ribosomal protein L10 has translation MAINLEDKKAIVAEVNEAAKAALSAVVADARGVTVGAMTGLRKEAREAGVYVRVVRNTLLKRAVADTEYSVLNDVFTGPTLIAFSKEHPGAAARLFKEFAKSQDKFEIKAAAFEGKFLAANQIDVLATLPTRDEAISQLMSVIQGATSKLARTLAAVREQKEAAAA, from the coding sequence GTGGCAATTAATCTCGAAGACAAGAAGGCCATCGTCGCTGAAGTCAACGAGGCTGCCAAAGCTGCTCTGTCCGCTGTCGTGGCTGATGCCCGTGGTGTGACAGTAGGCGCTATGACCGGACTCCGTAAAGAGGCTCGTGAAGCTGGCGTATACGTACGTGTTGTACGTAACACCCTGCTCAAGCGCGCTGTTGCTGACACTGAATACAGTGTCCTCAACGACGTGTTCACTGGCCCGACTCTGATCGCGTTCTCCAAAGAACATCCAGGCGCTGCTGCCCGTTTGTTCAAAGAATTCGCCAAGAGTCAGGATAAGTTCGAGATCAAGGCAGCTGCGTTCGAGGGCAAGTTCCTCGCAGCTAACCAAATCGACGTACTGGCAACACTGCCGACCCGCGACGAAGCCATTTCGCAGCTGATGAGCGTGATTCAAGGCGCTACCAGCAAGCTGGCTCGTACTCTGGCTGCAGTTCGCGAGCAAAAAGAAGCTGCCGCAGCCTAA
- the rplA gene encoding 50S ribosomal protein L1, with protein sequence MAKLTKRQKAIAGKIEAGKAYNFVDAAALLAELSTVKFSESVDVAVNLGVDPRKSDQVVRSATVLPHGTGKTVRVAVFTQGPAAEAALAAGADRVGMDDLAAEMKGGDLNYDVVIASPDAMRVVGQLGQILGPRGLMPNPKVGTVTPDVATAVKNAKAGQVRYRTDKNGIIHTSVGKVGFDAVKLKENVEALIADLKRIKPASSKGIYVKRVTLSTTMGPGLVIDQGSLDV encoded by the coding sequence ATGGCTAAGCTGACCAAGCGTCAAAAGGCTATCGCCGGCAAAATCGAAGCAGGCAAGGCCTACAACTTTGTAGACGCCGCTGCCCTGCTGGCTGAGCTGTCGACTGTCAAGTTCAGCGAGTCCGTAGACGTTGCTGTAAACCTGGGTGTTGACCCACGTAAATCCGACCAGGTCGTTCGTAGCGCAACTGTGCTGCCACACGGTACTGGCAAGACTGTACGTGTAGCTGTCTTCACCCAAGGCCCAGCAGCTGAAGCTGCTCTGGCCGCTGGTGCTGATCGCGTTGGCATGGACGACCTGGCTGCCGAAATGAAAGGCGGCGACCTGAACTATGACGTAGTTATTGCTTCCCCGGATGCAATGCGCGTTGTAGGTCAGTTGGGTCAGATCCTCGGTCCACGTGGTCTGATGCCTAACCCTAAAGTCGGCACCGTAACCCCAGACGTAGCCACCGCGGTTAAAAACGCCAAGGCGGGTCAGGTTCGTTATCGCACTGACAAAAACGGCATCATTCATACCTCCGTTGGCAAAGTCGGCTTCGATGCCGTCAAGCTGAAGGAAAACGTTGAAGCCCTGATCGCTGATCTGAAGCGTATCAAGCCAGCTTCCTCGAAAGGTATCTACGTCAAGCGCGTTACCCTGAGCACCACTATGGGCCCAGGTCTGGTCATCGACCAAGGCTCGCTGGACGTATAA
- the rplK gene encoding 50S ribosomal protein L11, which produces MAKKITAYIKLQVKAAQANPSPPVGPALGQHGVNIMEFCKAFNARTQGLEPGLPTPVIITVYSDRSFTFETKSTPASVLLKKAAGLTSGSARPNTVKVGTVTRAQLEEIAKTKNADLTAADMDAAVRTIAGSARSMGLNVEGV; this is translated from the coding sequence ATGGCCAAGAAGATTACCGCTTACATCAAGCTGCAAGTGAAGGCCGCTCAGGCCAACCCTAGCCCACCCGTCGGTCCAGCTCTGGGTCAGCACGGCGTGAACATCATGGAATTCTGCAAGGCCTTCAACGCCCGTACTCAGGGTCTTGAGCCAGGTCTGCCGACTCCAGTGATCATCACTGTATACAGCGACCGTAGCTTCACCTTCGAAACCAAGTCGACCCCGGCTTCGGTTCTGTTGAAGAAAGCTGCTGGTCTGACTAGCGGTTCCGCTCGTCCGAACACCGTTAAGGTTGGCACCGTAACTCGTGCTCAGCTGGAAGAAATCGCGAAAACCAAAAACGCGGATCTGACTGCAGCTGATATGGATGCAGCCGTGCGTACCATCGCCGGTTCTGCTCGTAGCATGGGCCTTAACGTGGAGGGTGTGTAA
- the nusG gene encoding transcription termination/antitermination protein NusG has translation MAKRWYVVHAYSGYEKHVMRSLLERVKLAGMEDGFGEILVPTEEVVEMRNGQKRKSERKFFPGYVLVQMDMNEGTWHLVKDTPRVMGFIGGTADKPAPITDKEAEAILRRVADGSDKPKPKTLFEPGEVVRVTDGPFADFNGTVEEVNYEKSRIQVAVLIFGRSTPVELEFSQVEKV, from the coding sequence GTGGCTAAGCGTTGGTACGTTGTGCATGCTTACTCGGGTTACGAGAAGCATGTTATGCGCTCTTTGCTAGAGCGCGTAAAGCTGGCAGGCATGGAAGATGGCTTCGGCGAAATTCTGGTTCCCACTGAAGAAGTGGTTGAAATGCGGAATGGCCAGAAGCGCAAAAGCGAACGCAAGTTCTTCCCTGGCTATGTGCTGGTTCAGATGGACATGAATGAAGGTACTTGGCACTTGGTCAAGGATACCCCTCGTGTCATGGGCTTCATTGGCGGTACTGCTGATAAGCCTGCTCCTATCACTGACAAAGAAGCAGAAGCGATTCTGCGCCGCGTTGCCGATGGTAGCGACAAGCCTAAGCCGAAGACGTTGTTCGAGCCGGGTGAGGTTGTTCGTGTCACAGATGGTCCGTTTGCTGATTTCAACGGTACTGTCGAAGAAGTTAACTACGAAAAGAGCCGGATCCAAGTGGCAGTGCTCATTTTCGGTCGCTCTACTCCGGTAGAGTTGGAGTTCAGCCAGGTCGAGAAGGTCTAG
- the secE gene encoding preprotein translocase subunit SecE — translation MTPKAEAQSSRFDLVKWLAVVALVVVGVVGNQYYSASPILYRVLALLALAAVAAFVGLQTAKGKSFAVLVKEARTEIRKVVWPTRQETTQTTLIVVAVVLVMALLLWGLDSLLGWLVSLIVG, via the coding sequence ATGACTCCTAAGGCTGAAGCTCAAAGCTCTCGTTTCGATCTGGTCAAGTGGCTCGCTGTAGTTGCCTTGGTGGTCGTAGGCGTTGTTGGCAATCAGTACTATTCTGCTTCGCCGATCCTGTACCGTGTCCTCGCTTTGCTTGCCCTTGCTGCTGTAGCTGCCTTTGTAGGCCTGCAGACTGCTAAAGGCAAGTCTTTCGCGGTCCTGGTAAAGGAAGCTCGCACCGAAATCCGTAAAGTCGTTTGGCCGACTCGCCAAGAAACCACGCAGACCACGTTGATCGTTGTGGCTGTTGTTCTGGTTATGGCGTTGCTGTTGTGGGGGCTTGATTCCCTGCTCGGCTGGCTTGTTTCCTTGATTGTTGGCTAA
- a CDS encoding pantothenate kinase → MILELDCGNSFIKWRVLDADSAHASSEGIVGSDLALIDSLMALPGLLLTRCRLVSVRALEETSKLVAALHEAFGVAVSCAAPARAMAGVRNGYEDFERLGLDRWLAMLGGFKLARGACLVLDFGTAATADFIAADGEHLGGFICPGMPLMRNQLRTHTRKIRYDDAAAERALERLSPGRTTVEAVERGCTLMLRGFVLTQLELARSYWGDDFTVFLTGGDADLVADAVPQARLVPDLVFVGLAMACPLS, encoded by the coding sequence ATGATTCTTGAGCTCGACTGTGGGAATAGCTTTATCAAATGGCGTGTACTTGATGCCGACAGTGCTCACGCCTCTTCGGAAGGGATTGTTGGTTCGGATCTGGCTTTGATTGATAGCCTCATGGCGCTTCCCGGTTTGTTGCTGACGCGTTGCCGGCTGGTGAGCGTTCGTGCCCTGGAAGAAACAAGCAAGCTGGTTGCGGCCCTGCATGAGGCTTTCGGAGTTGCTGTCTCCTGTGCGGCTCCCGCGCGCGCGATGGCCGGAGTGCGTAACGGCTACGAAGATTTTGAGCGTTTGGGCCTTGATCGTTGGCTGGCAATGCTGGGTGGGTTCAAGTTGGCGCGCGGTGCTTGCCTGGTGCTCGATTTCGGCACCGCAGCCACGGCGGATTTCATCGCAGCGGATGGTGAGCACCTCGGTGGATTCATCTGTCCAGGTATGCCGCTCATGCGCAACCAACTGCGAACTCATACACGCAAGATACGGTACGACGACGCTGCTGCTGAAAGGGCGCTGGAGCGCCTCTCTCCAGGTCGTACGACCGTAGAGGCAGTGGAGCGAGGTTGTACGCTTATGCTTCGAGGGTTTGTACTCACTCAGTTAGAGCTGGCGCGAAGCTACTGGGGTGATGACTTCACTGTGTTCCTTACGGGAGGGGACGCCGATTTGGTGGCAGATGCGGTGCCACAGGCCCGACTCGTTCCAGATTTGGTTTTTGTCGGTTTGGCGATGGCTTGTCCTTTGTCTTGA
- the birA gene encoding bifunctional biotin--[acetyl-CoA-carboxylase] ligase/biotin operon repressor BirA — protein sequence MLTLLKLLKDGRFHSGEALGAALGVSRSAVWKQLQHLEAELNLPLHKVRGKGYQLASPLVFLTAEDIALNAPSLAWPIHISDSVDSTNAEALRLVDGGCAAPLLVLAEQQTAGRGRRGRKWVSPFAQNMYYSLVLRIESGLRQLEGLSLVVGLAVMQTLRESGVQNVTLKWPNDVLVGQKKIAGILLELVGDPADICHVVLGIGINVNMQRADEVDQQWTSVQLQTGSPANRNAMVAQLGLQLQRYLERHREGGFVALKDEWEQNHAWQGRPVSLIAGISQVDGVVLGVDHQGALRLSVDGVEKIYNGGELSLRLRDDS from the coding sequence ATGCTGACGCTGTTAAAACTTCTGAAAGATGGCCGATTCCACTCGGGTGAAGCGCTTGGCGCCGCCCTGGGTGTCAGCCGCAGTGCTGTCTGGAAGCAGCTCCAGCACCTGGAAGCAGAACTCAATCTGCCCCTCCATAAGGTGCGAGGTAAGGGGTATCAGTTGGCGTCACCGTTGGTGTTCTTGACTGCTGAAGATATTGCCTTGAATGCGCCCTCCCTGGCGTGGCCCATTCATATCTCTGACTCCGTTGACTCCACTAATGCCGAAGCCTTGCGCCTTGTTGATGGCGGTTGCGCGGCGCCGCTCCTGGTGCTTGCGGAGCAGCAAACGGCCGGCCGGGGTAGGAGGGGGCGGAAGTGGGTAAGCCCGTTCGCACAAAATATGTATTACAGCCTCGTATTGCGCATCGAGTCGGGCCTTCGGCAGTTGGAGGGACTGAGCCTGGTGGTGGGCTTGGCGGTCATGCAGACCTTGCGCGAGTCGGGTGTGCAGAACGTTACTCTGAAGTGGCCAAACGACGTTCTGGTAGGGCAGAAGAAAATTGCCGGGATTTTGCTGGAGTTGGTAGGAGACCCCGCTGATATTTGCCACGTTGTCCTCGGAATAGGCATCAACGTGAATATGCAGAGGGCTGACGAGGTGGACCAGCAATGGACTTCGGTTCAGTTGCAGACAGGTTCTCCGGCGAATCGCAATGCGATGGTGGCGCAGTTGGGGTTGCAGCTGCAGCGCTACCTTGAACGGCACCGGGAGGGTGGTTTTGTCGCACTCAAAGATGAGTGGGAGCAGAATCACGCCTGGCAAGGAAGGCCGGTGTCGCTTATCGCGGGTATCAGCCAAGTCGATGGCGTTGTACTGGGTGTAGACCACCAGGGGGCGCTGCGCTTGAGCGTCGATGGTGTTGAGAAAATATACAATGGCGGTGAGTTAAGCCTGAGGTTGCGTGATGATTCTTGA
- the tyrS gene encoding tyrosine--tRNA ligase: MKSVEEQLALIKRGAEELLVEAELIEKLKRGQPLRIKAGFDPTAPDLHLGHTVLINKLRQFQELGHQVIFLIGDFTGMIGDPSGKSATRPPLTREQVLDNAETYKTQVFKILDPAKTEVAFNSTWMDKMGPADFIRLTSQYTVARMLERDDFDKRYSTNQPIAIHEFLYPLVQGYDSVALRADVELGGTDQKFNLLMGRELQRAYGQEAQCILTMPLLEGLDGVKKMSKSLGNYVGIQEAPGVMYGKLVSIPDALMWRYFELLSFRSMDEINALRAEVEAGANPRDVKIKLAEEIVARFHGEEAAANAHRAAGNRMKDGELPDDLPEIELSAAEAMPIAAVLNKAGLVKNSAVARDLLGSGGVRIDGEVVDRTFIYELGATHVCQAGKKAFARITLKSE; this comes from the coding sequence ATGAAGTCGGTTGAAGAGCAGCTAGCGCTGATAAAACGTGGTGCGGAAGAACTGTTGGTCGAAGCTGAGCTGATCGAAAAGCTCAAGCGTGGCCAGCCCCTGCGTATTAAGGCTGGCTTTGATCCGACTGCGCCGGATCTGCACCTGGGCCATACCGTGCTTATTAATAAGCTGCGCCAGTTCCAGGAGCTGGGGCATCAGGTCATCTTCCTTATAGGTGACTTCACCGGGATGATCGGTGATCCGAGCGGCAAGAGCGCGACGCGCCCGCCGCTGACGCGTGAGCAGGTGCTCGATAACGCCGAGACTTACAAGACCCAGGTGTTCAAGATTCTCGACCCGGCCAAGACCGAAGTGGCATTCAACTCCACTTGGATGGACAAGATGGGGCCGGCGGACTTCATTCGTCTGACGTCCCAATACACCGTTGCGCGCATGCTTGAGCGTGATGACTTCGACAAGCGCTACTCCACCAATCAGCCGATCGCTATACATGAGTTCCTCTATCCGCTGGTTCAGGGTTATGACTCGGTAGCGTTGCGTGCGGACGTTGAGTTGGGTGGCACCGATCAGAAATTCAACCTGTTGATGGGGCGTGAGCTGCAGCGCGCGTATGGGCAGGAAGCTCAATGCATTCTGACCATGCCGTTGCTCGAAGGGTTGGATGGCGTCAAGAAGATGTCCAAGTCCTTGGGCAACTATGTCGGTATCCAGGAAGCGCCGGGTGTGATGTACGGCAAGCTGGTCTCCATTCCGGATGCGCTGATGTGGCGTTACTTCGAGTTGTTGAGCTTCCGCTCGATGGATGAGATCAATGCGCTGCGTGCTGAAGTAGAGGCGGGCGCCAATCCTCGTGACGTGAAGATCAAGCTGGCCGAAGAGATTGTTGCGCGTTTCCATGGTGAAGAGGCTGCTGCCAATGCTCACCGCGCCGCGGGTAATCGCATGAAGGATGGCGAGCTGCCGGATGATCTGCCGGAGATTGAGTTGTCTGCTGCCGAGGCAATGCCGATCGCGGCTGTGCTCAATAAGGCTGGCCTGGTTAAGAACTCGGCCGTTGCACGCGACCTCTTGGGTTCCGGTGGTGTGCGTATAGATGGTGAGGTTGTGGATCGCACCTTTATATACGAGCTGGGCGCTACCCACGTTTGCCAGGCTGGCAAGAAGGCCTTTGCGCGCATTACGCTCAAATCCGAATAA
- a CDS encoding peptidoglycan DD-metalloendopeptidase family protein, with translation MTTEPSKAPPLYPKTHLLAASGIAALLSLALLVFPSSDVEAKRTSLSLDLESPVEQLTQDQDASDAQQATNAPTESPFAQIESSPEDTQQAAQEPSAPVADTAKNPQHREVIVAKGDTLSTLFEKVGLPAATVNEVLASDKQAKQFTQLKHGQKLEFELTPDGQLHNLHSNVSDLESITLTKGAKGFAFNRITTKPVMRSAYVHGVINSSLSQSAARAGLSHSMTMDMASVFGYDIDFAQDIRQGDEFDVIYEQKVANGKVVGTGNILSARFTNRGKTYTAVRYTNKQGNSSYYTADGNSMRKAFIRTPVDFARISSRFSMGRKHPILNKIRAHKGVDYAAPRGTPIKAAGDGKVLLAGRRGGYGNTVIIQHGNTYRTLYGHMQGFAKGVQTGGTVKQGQVIGYIGTTGLSTGPHLHYEFQVNGVHVDPLGQKLPMADPIAKAERARFMQQSQPLMVRMDQERSTLLASAKR, from the coding sequence ATGACCACTGAACCGTCTAAAGCGCCGCCGCTTTACCCGAAGACCCACCTGCTCGCCGCAAGTGGTATCGCCGCCCTTCTCAGCCTGGCACTCCTGGTATTCCCTTCCAGTGACGTAGAAGCCAAACGAACATCCCTGAGCCTTGACCTGGAAAGTCCAGTTGAACAACTGACACAAGATCAAGACGCTTCCGACGCGCAACAAGCCACAAATGCACCGACCGAATCGCCGTTCGCCCAGATAGAAAGCAGCCCGGAAGACACCCAGCAAGCCGCCCAAGAGCCGTCTGCGCCGGTCGCCGATACAGCCAAGAACCCACAACACCGCGAAGTGATCGTGGCCAAGGGCGACACATTGTCGACCCTGTTTGAGAAAGTCGGCCTCCCTGCTGCCACCGTCAATGAAGTATTGGCCAGCGACAAGCAGGCCAAGCAATTTACCCAGCTCAAACACGGCCAGAAACTTGAATTCGAGCTGACACCTGACGGCCAACTGCACAACCTGCACAGCAATGTCAGCGACCTCGAAAGCATCACCCTGACCAAAGGTGCCAAGGGCTTTGCCTTCAATCGCATCACCACCAAACCCGTGATGCGCTCCGCCTACGTACACGGCGTTATCAACAGCTCGCTATCGCAATCCGCAGCCCGCGCCGGTTTGTCCCACAGCATGACCATGGACATGGCCAGCGTGTTCGGCTACGACATCGACTTCGCTCAGGACATCCGCCAAGGCGACGAATTTGACGTGATCTACGAGCAGAAAGTCGCCAACGGCAAGGTCGTCGGCACTGGCAATATCCTCTCCGCCCGCTTTACCAACCGCGGCAAGACCTACACCGCCGTGCGCTACACCAACAAACAAGGCAACAGCAGCTACTACACCGCCGACGGCAATAGCATGCGCAAGGCCTTTATCCGCACCCCGGTGGACTTCGCTCGTATTAGCTCGCGTTTCTCCATGGGTCGCAAGCATCCAATTCTGAACAAAATCCGCGCCCACAAAGGTGTGGACTATGCGGCCCCGCGTGGCACGCCAATCAAGGCTGCCGGCGACGGCAAGGTACTGTTGGCAGGTCGTCGCGGCGGTTACGGCAATACCGTGATCATCCAGCATGGCAACACCTACCGTACGCTGTACGGCCACATGCAAGGTTTCGCCAAGGGTGTGCAAACCGGCGGTACCGTGAAGCAAGGCCAAGTGATCGGCTATATCGGCACTACCGGCCTGTCCACTGGACCGCACTTGCACTATGAGTTCCAGGTCAATGGCGTCCACGTCGACCCACTGGGCCAGAAGTTGCCGATGGCCGACCCGATCGCCAAGGCAGAGCGCGCCCGCTTCATGCAACAAAGCCAGCCGTTGATGGTGCGCATGGATCAAGAGCGCTCCACCCTGCTGGCTTCGGCGAAGCGTTAA
- a CDS encoding anhydro-N-acetylmuramic acid kinase, which yields MPLYVGVMSGTSLDGLDIALIEQYPAIKLIATHYIPMPDTLRAELLALCASGPDEIARSAIAQQKWVTLAAQGIHALLDQQNLKPRDIRAIGSHGQTIRHEPARGFTVQIGNPALLTELTDITVVSDFRSRDVAAGGQGAPLVPAFHEALFGEHTGNRAVLNVGGFSNLSLIETGKPVAGFDCGPGNVLLDAWIHQQRGEHFDRDGQWAASGKVEPTLLNALLSDPFFVTKGPKSTGREVFNLQWLHQHLGRLPVFEPQNVQATLLELTALTIVESLQSAQSQTETLLVCGGGAHNATLMNRLAALLPSTHVSSTATYGVDPDWVEAMAFAWLAHCCLEGIAANRPSVTGARGLRVLGAIYPA from the coding sequence ATGCCGCTCTATGTAGGCGTGATGTCCGGGACCAGCCTCGATGGCCTGGACATTGCCTTGATCGAGCAATACCCGGCGATCAAGTTGATCGCCACGCACTACATCCCAATGCCAGATACCTTGCGCGCCGAGTTGCTTGCCCTATGCGCCAGCGGGCCGGATGAAATCGCCCGCTCCGCCATTGCCCAACAGAAATGGGTGACCTTGGCCGCACAAGGTATTCACGCTCTACTCGATCAACAAAACCTCAAGCCCCGGGACATTCGTGCGATAGGCAGCCATGGCCAGACCATCCGCCATGAGCCCGCCCGAGGCTTTACCGTACAAATCGGTAATCCGGCTTTGCTCACCGAGCTGACGGATATCACCGTGGTCAGCGATTTCCGCAGCCGCGATGTGGCCGCCGGTGGCCAGGGCGCCCCGCTGGTGCCCGCCTTCCACGAAGCGTTGTTTGGTGAGCACACTGGTAACCGTGCAGTATTGAATGTGGGAGGTTTCAGTAACCTCAGCCTGATCGAGACCGGCAAGCCTGTCGCCGGCTTCGACTGCGGCCCGGGCAACGTCCTATTGGATGCGTGGATTCACCAACAACGCGGCGAACACTTTGATCGCGATGGCCAGTGGGCAGCCAGCGGCAAGGTCGAGCCAACGTTGCTCAACGCCCTGCTCAGCGACCCCTTCTTCGTGACCAAAGGCCCAAAGAGTACTGGCCGCGAAGTGTTCAACCTGCAATGGCTGCACCAACACCTTGGCCGCTTGCCTGTATTTGAGCCTCAGAATGTGCAGGCAACGCTGCTTGAGCTGACCGCCCTGACGATCGTTGAGTCACTACAGTCGGCCCAATCCCAGACAGAAACATTGCTGGTATGTGGTGGCGGCGCTCACAACGCCACACTAATGAATCGCTTGGCCGCTCTACTACCGTCAACCCACGTCAGCAGCACCGCCACTTACGGCGTGGACCCCGACTGGGTCGAAGCCATGGCCTTCGCCTGGCTGGCGCATTGCTGCCTCGAAGGCATCGCCGCCAACCGCCCTAGCGTCACCGGCGCACGCGGGCTTCGGGTACTGGGCGCGATCTACCCCGCCTAA
- the erpA gene encoding iron-sulfur cluster insertion protein ErpA, which yields MSVESFTPTALQFTHGAAHKVKSLVDEEGNDRLKLRVFVTGGGCSGFQYGFTFDEDVADDDTIVEREGVSLVVDPMSFQYLAGAEVDYQEGLEGSRFVIKNPNATTTCGCGSSFSI from the coding sequence ATGAGCGTTGAATCCTTCACCCCCACGGCTTTGCAATTCACCCACGGTGCTGCGCACAAGGTGAAGAGCCTGGTCGATGAAGAGGGTAATGATCGCTTGAAGCTGCGCGTATTCGTTACGGGCGGCGGTTGTTCAGGGTTTCAGTACGGTTTTACCTTCGATGAAGATGTGGCCGATGATGACACTATCGTTGAGCGCGAGGGCGTGAGCCTGGTCGTGGATCCGATGAGCTTCCAATACCTGGCAGGTGCCGAGGTGGATTACCAGGAAGGTCTGGAAGGTTCGCGTTTCGTGATCAAGAACCCTAATGCCACCACGACCTGTGGTTGCGGGTCTTCGTTCTCGATCTGA
- the argC gene encoding N-acetyl-gamma-glutamyl-phosphate reductase produces the protein MVKVGIVGGTGYTGVELLRLLAQHPQAEVVVITSRSEAGLAVADMYPNLRGHYDGLAFSVPDIKTLGACDVVFFATPHGVAHALAGELLAAGTKVIDLSADFRLQDADEWAKWYGQPHGAPELLEEAVYGLPEVNREQIKQARLIAVPGCYPTATQLGFLPLLEAGLADASRLIADCKSGVSGAGRGAAVGSLYSETSESMKAYAVKGHRHLPEIRQGLRRAAGKDVGLTFVPHLTPMIRGIHSTLYATVVDRSVDLQALFEKRYANEPFVDVMPAGSHPETRSVRGANVCRIAVHRPQDGDLVVVLSVIDNLVKGASGQAVQNMNILFGLDEKLGLSHAGMLP, from the coding sequence AGGTCGGTATCGTCGGCGGCACGGGTTACACCGGTGTCGAATTGCTGCGTCTGTTGGCACAGCATCCGCAAGCAGAGGTGGTGGTCATCACTTCCCGATCCGAGGCCGGGCTGGCCGTGGCCGATATGTACCCGAACCTGCGAGGCCACTACGACGGTCTGGCGTTCAGCGTTCCGGACATCAAGACCCTGGGCGCCTGCGACGTGGTGTTCTTCGCCACCCCGCACGGTGTTGCCCACGCATTGGCCGGTGAACTGCTGGCGGCGGGCACCAAGGTGATCGATCTGTCGGCGGATTTCCGTCTGCAGGACGCTGATGAATGGGCCAAGTGGTACGGCCAGCCTCACGGTGCGCCGGAACTGTTGGAAGAGGCGGTGTATGGCCTGCCGGAAGTCAATCGTGAGCAAATCAAGCAAGCGCGCCTGATTGCGGTGCCGGGTTGCTATCCGACCGCGACTCAGCTGGGTTTCCTGCCGTTGCTGGAAGCTGGGTTGGCGGACGCTTCGCGCTTGATCGCAGATTGCAAGTCGGGCGTCAGTGGCGCCGGTCGTGGTGCCGCAGTCGGATCGCTGTACTCCGAGACGTCGGAAAGCATGAAGGCCTATGCAGTAAAAGGGCATCGTCATTTGCCGGAAATCCGCCAGGGGCTGCGTCGCGCGGCGGGCAAGGACGTGGGCCTGACCTTCGTGCCGCACCTGACGCCGATGATCCGCGGTATTCACTCGACGTTGTACGCAACCGTGGTTGATCGCTCGGTAGACCTGCAGGCGTTGTTTGAAAAGCGTTACGCCAATGAGCCGTTCGTCGACGTGATGCCGGCCGGCAGTCATCCGGAAACCCGTAGCGTGCGCGGTGCCAATGTGTGCCGGATTGCGGTGCACCGTCCACAGGATGGCGACTTGGTGGTCGTGCTGTCGGTGATCGACAACCTGGTCAAGGGCGCGTCGGGCCAGGCGGTGCAGAACATGAACATCCTGTTTGGCCTGGATGAGAAGCTGGGCTTGTCGCATGCAGGCATGTTGCCATAA